The genome window CCTTGACCAGCGTATGATCCAAGGTAAAGCTTTCAACTTCGGTTTTTATTTTACTCACAATCATCCCTCTTTGATCTTATTCGCCTCTATTTTCGCACAATTTCCCACAAAAAAACAGGCTCACGCCTGCAATTTGTTATTCAACCGTCACACTTTTCGCCAGATTTCTCGGTTGATCAACGTTATAGCCCCGCTGAATCGTTGCGTAATATGCTAAGAGTTGCGCTGGGATTACCGTTAGAAGCGGCGAGAGCACCGAAGCGATGGCTGGCAGCACCAATTGATCCGCTGATTCTGCCAAGTTCTCGCTCACGATTTTCAAAGTTTTCGCTCCCCGAGCCTCGACTTCTTTAATGTTGCCTCGTGTCAGTCCTGCTGTTGCCTGATCGGTGATAAGCGCAATGACGGGCGTCCCATTTTCAATGAGCGAGATCGTGCCATGCTTCAATTCACCTGCGGCGAAACCCTCAGCTTGGATGTAGGAGATCTCTTTTAGCTTCAACGCTGCTTCCAAGCTCGCAAAGTAGTCCTGACCACGTCCGATGTAGAACGCTTTTGGCGTCGTTTCGAAGAATTCTTTGGCGTATCCTTCGATTGCTTCCTTGTTATCCACAATTGTCTGCATCGCATTTGCTGCTAGACTGAGTTCGCTGCGCAGATCAATTTTGCCATCGTCGGTGCCGAGCTTTTGCCCTAAGGCTTTAGCCAACAGCGCCATGACGGTAATCTGAGCTGTATAAGCTTTCGTCGAAGCCACCGCAATTTCGGGACCAGCGTTTAGCAAAACAGTGAAATCAGCCTCACGAGAAAGCGTTGAGCGGTCAACGTTTGTGATCGTCAAGCTCGGGTAGCCCAGCTCTTTCATCTTGACCAGCACTTGGCGGCTGTCTGCGGTCTCGCCGCTTTGGGACAAGAAGACGAAGAACGGGCGCTTGGAAAGGATTGGCAGGTGGTAGCCAAACTCGCTAGCCAGCTCAACGGCGACCGGCATTTTAGCGACTTCCTCGACGATTTGTTTCGCCGCAAGACCTGCATGATAACTTGTACCTGCTGCGACGATATAAATTTGATCAGCCTCAGCCATTTTGGCAATTAGCTGCGGATCAAAGCGATAGTCATCACGTTCGCCTAAGTAAGTGCTCACTAAGCGGCGGATTACTGCTGGCTGTTCGTCGATTTCTTTTAACATAAAGAAAGGATAAGTTCCCTTGTCGACTGCATCGGCGTCCAAGGAAACTTTGTAAGGCTTCCGTTCGACCACCTGATAGTTGGGGTCGAAGATTTCAACGTGGTCGCTAGTGACGATCGCTGTTTCGCCGTCATGGAGTTCGTCGAATTCGTGAGTCAGGCTCAGCATCGCCAGACTGTCGGAGCAGACTACGTTAAAGCCGTCTGCCAAGCCGATCAAGAGCGGGCTTTTGTTCTTGGCAACGTAAAGCTGATCTGGCTGAGTTTGGTCGATCATCAAGAAAGCGTAAGAGCCTTTCATCATGCTGACCATTTTGCGAAAAGCTGCCAGCACGTCTAAGCCCTCTTGGTCGACAAGATATTCCACGAGCTGGACTGCCACTTCGGTGTCAGTTTCACTAGTAAAAGTAACGTTTGACAAGTATTTTGCTTTTAATTCTTCGTAGTTTTCAAGCACGCCGTTGTGCACAAGGTAGAAACGACCGTTAGCCGAAACCTGCGGGTGCGCGTTGTGGTCGCTGGGGATTCCGTGCGTTGCCCATCTGGTATGCCCAATTCCGAGCGTTCCCTGAACCTCAGAGCCGACGGCTGCCCGCAAATCTGCGATTTTGCCCTTTTCTTTCACCAGATGACCCTCTCCGTGCTCTGAAGTCACGAAGATGCCAGCTGAGTCGTAGCCACGATATTCTAATTTTTCTAATCCGTTCAATAAGATTTCTGTCGTATCTTCACGTCCGATGACGCCGACAATTCCACACATATTTTTATCCTCTTTTCAAATTGGTCTATATCTTTTTTTGGATTTAATATTCGTTCAAACCTCGAACATTATGCCATTTATGAGATATGTTGTCAAACGAATTTCCAAATTGGTCTAGTCGGATTTTGAGAGATGGATATGAATTCTGAGGATAAAAAAACACCCACTTTTGAAATGGGTGTTAGTCCGAACTATTTCTTAGCTGTTGGTGTATTAGTCATGATATCATCAATCAAGCCGTAATCTTTTGCCTCTTGAGCGGTCATATAGTTATCACGCTCCGTGTCAGTCTGAATTTTCTTTAAAGTTTGACCAGTTGCTTTTGCGAGAATCTGGTTCAATTTTTTCCGTGTTTCTAACATATGGTTAGCCTGGATTTCGACGTCGGTCTGCTGACCCTGAGCACCGCCAAGTGGCTGGTGGATTAGGACTTCCGCATTTGGCAGCGCAAAGCGTTTGCCCTTGGTGCCGCTTGTGAGAAGGACGCTTGCCATCGAAGCTGCCATCCCCATTGCGATCGTCTGCACGTCAGACTTGATGAAGTTCATCGTGTCCAAAATTGCGAGACCTGACGTGATCACGCCGCCAGGGGAATTGATATAGAGGTAGATATCTTTGTTAGAATCCTGCGCATCCAAAAATAATAGCTGCGCAATGATTGTATTAGCCATATTGTCTTCAACTTCGCCGGACAGCATGATAATCCGGTCTTTTAAAAGCCGCGAATAAATGTCATAGGCTCTTTCGCCGCGTGATGTGTTCTCAATTACTGTAGGTACTAACATTTATTACTCCATTCTTGTTTTATTCAACTCCTGAATAATACTATAAAAGTCAGGGAAGGTCAAAATCTTTTTGACAAATTTGAAGCTTTGCCAAATTCATTTCGCTGGGTTTGTGTAACGGTTACTGAGGCGAGCGAAGACTCTGTTGAAGTTTGTTTAGTTCGGCAATACTCAAGTCCGTGATCTCGCTGATGTCCTCCAGGTCGTAGCCTTTTGCCAGCATTTTGCGGGCTTTCTCTCGCATTTGTTCCTTAAACTTCTTGCGAGCCTCTGCTCAAGTTGCGTGCAATCAACGTGTCAGAGTCCCGCACGCCTCTTCTCTATGTCGCTTAATACTGCTCGCTCCTCCTATTCCAAAAACGAGCAGCTTATCGCTGCCCGCAATTCTTATCTCAACTTTTCGATCTCCGAAACACTCAAGTCCGTGATCTCGCTGATATCCTCCAGGTCATAGCCTTTTGCCAGCATTTTGCGGGCTTTCTCTCGCGTTTGCTCCTCAAACTTTCTGCGTTCCTCCTCCAACTCAACCTCGAACTTCTTGCGGTCCTCCGCTTGAGTCTCTGCTCGAGTATTCAACTTAACGCGTGCTATAAAAGTATCAGAATCTGCACGCCTCTTCTCTATGTCAATTAACACTGCTCGCTCCTCCTTCTTTAAGTTCACATACTCGGAAACTTTCTGCGCATCCACAATGTACTTCGGCGCTTCCTTACTCAATTCCCTCGCTAGAAAATACAAAAACCAATCCCTTAACAACTCACTTAATTTGTCCAGTGGCTTGTGTAATTCTAAAAATATGATCATCGAGTCTTCTTGTCCCCGAGAGTCCAACAACTTCTCTCCCGTCTCATCACACCGATACCTAAAAGTATGAATCGGCAGATCATCGTCAAAATAATTCTCATACAAAATTATGATCTGATACACTGGTCTCAAAGAACTATACTTGTCCTTTTCAATCGTGATGTTTTTCTTCGACGAGTAGTTGTCGGCATATTTCTTGGCAAAATAATACAAATTTCTCTCCGCTAATTGTAACTCTTTTGCCACCTGTAATTCAATAATTACTCCCGTGCCATCTTGTAATTTGGCGTAAATATCAACAGCTGTGTATTCTAGGCGCTCGTTTGTCTTGAATTCCTCCAAGTTATTGAAGTTGTAGGGATGGTCGATATGAATATCCGTAACGACGAGTCCTGTAAAATCTTCAATTAAATGAATCAAAATGTGAGTATTTTCGGCATCAGTGAACGTCTTCTTAAACACCAAATCGTTCGACGGCGTAATAAATCTTCTTGTCATAAGTGCTCCTTCAATTTTATTCCGGCGAAATCAAGTTCTCTTGTGAGCATTCCTCCTTCCTCACTTAAATCCCGCCTATCTATAAATTACGCATAAATTTTATTTTTATTGAATTTTCAGTAAATATTCATATTATTTCATTTTTTTGTATAAAACTGTTGTGATTCGGCAAAACGTTGTTATAATGGAAACAATACAAAAAAAGGAGTACAGAAATGGCAAGAACAGTTGGAATTATGGGAATGGGAAACGTTGGCTCGACCGTGGCACACATCATTGTGGCTCAAGGACTTGCGGATACATTGATTTTGTACGATCGAAATCAAGACAAAGTGAATGCTGATACCCTTGATTTTCAGGACGCAGCAAGCTTATTATCAACTCATACCACCGTTATTAATGGTCAAATCTCTGACATGAAAGACTGCGATATTATTATTTCGGCAATCGGGCGAATCGATTTGATCAAGGTAGGCAACGTTGACCGTTTTGTTGAATTGCGATCAAACGCACCGGGAGTGAGCGATCTTTCTAAAGAGTTAAAGGATTCAGGATTTCACGGAATTTTGCTTGTAATTACAAATCCTAATGACGTCATTACTGGTCTCTATCATAAACATACTGGATTTGCAACCAACAAAGTCCTCGGAACTGGTACTTACCTCGACACTTCTCGGCTAAAGCGTCATGTTGGTGAAGCTTTGGGCGTTGATCCTCGTTCGGTGAGCGGTTATATTTTGGGCGAACATGGCGACTCACAATTTGCAGCTTGGTCTACAGTCCGAGTTGAAGGTCGACCATTTACCGAAATCGCTAAAGAAAAAGGCATCGACTTAGACCAATTAGAAAAGGACACGCGGTTTGGCGGCGGCGAGGTTCATGCAGGCAAAGGTTATACCAACTACGCCGTGGCAACAGCTGCAACCAGTCTTGTCCAGATTATTTTCTCCGATGCCAAATCAGAAGCAATTTGCTCTCATTATAATGAAGATTTTAAAGGCTACATTTCTAGTCCCGCAATTATCGGCAAAAATGGCGTTGAGCGCGTCCTTGAGTTGCCTTTGACTGATGAAGAAAACAAGAATTTGCTCAAATCAGCTCAAACAATTAAAGAAAAAAGCGAACAATTTAGTTAAGTCGAGGAATTTTAGATGGCAAGAACCGTTGGAATCATTGGCATGGGGCATGTTGGAGCAACAATTGCTCACTTGATGGTAGCCAAAGGTCTCACCGACACTTTGATTTTGACTGACAGCAACACCGACAAAGTGAACGCGGATACCCTAGATTTAAAAGATGCCGCCAGCTTGTTGTCCACTCACACAGAAATTATTAATGGCTCAATCTCCCAAATGAAAGATTGCGATCTAGTCATTGCTGCTGTCGCACGGACGGATCTTATCAAGCCAGGCGAGACTGACCGTTTTTTCGAATTAAAAATTAACGTTCCGTTGGTTAAAGATTCTGCGCAGCAGTTGAAAGTTTCTGGTTTTCATGGAATTCTACTGGTTATCACGAATCCCAATGATGTCATCACCGGCCTTTATCAAGAATATACTGGATTTCCTTTCAACAAAGTTTTTGGCACCGGCACTTATCTCGATACAGCGCGCTTAAAACGCAATTTAGGCACAACGCTTGCCGTCGACCCGCGCTCGATCACGGGATATATGCTGGGTGAACACGGGGATTCGCAATTTGCAGCTTGGTCAACCGTCCGGGTCGCTGAGCGACCTTTTAGCGAGTTTGAAGTTGACGGTGCTCAAATTGAAGAAGCAACTCGCTTTGGCGGGCAAGAGGTTTTTGCAGGCAAAGGATACACCAATTACGCCATTGCGAACGCCGCAGTTAGCCTCTCTGAAATTATTCTTTCAGATGCCAAATCCGAGGCGATCTGCTCTCATTATAATAAAGAACTAAACAGTTACATCTCGACTCCAGCTATTGTTGGGCGAAGTGGTGTCGAGCATGACTTGGAGCTTCCGCTCAGTGAAAGCGAAAAGGAAAAGTTGCAACAATCAGCCCAAACAATTAAAGAGAAGAGCGAACAGTTCAGTTAAAGTCCTTGGATATCATCCGGGGGCTTTTTCTTTGGTATAAAAAAAACAGCAACGTTTGTTACCATGCTGTGTTTTGGTTTACTGGATACCCATTTCTATTTAACTAGTTTATAGTACTGCGATGGAGAAGTACGAGACGTTGATATTTTCGTTAAAATATTTAATCCCATCAATTTTTTTAGAGCCTTTCTCGCAGAATAATTACTAACGTCTGCCTCTTTCTCTAATTCAGAAGTTCTTAATTTGCCCTTTTCATACGCTATCTGAAGCGCTTTTTGTTCAACATAATTGAGATCAGTCCATATTT of Xylocopilactobacillus apicola contains these proteins:
- a CDS encoding lactate/malate family dehydrogenase, giving the protein MARTVGIMGMGNVGSTVAHIIVAQGLADTLILYDRNQDKVNADTLDFQDAASLLSTHTTVINGQISDMKDCDIIISAIGRIDLIKVGNVDRFVELRSNAPGVSDLSKELKDSGFHGILLVITNPNDVITGLYHKHTGFATNKVLGTGTYLDTSRLKRHVGEALGVDPRSVSGYILGEHGDSQFAAWSTVRVEGRPFTEIAKEKGIDLDQLEKDTRFGGGEVHAGKGYTNYAVATAATSLVQIIFSDAKSEAICSHYNEDFKGYISSPAIIGKNGVERVLELPLTDEENKNLLKSAQTIKEKSEQFS
- the clpP gene encoding ATP-dependent Clp endopeptidase proteolytic subunit ClpP, producing the protein MLVPTVIENTSRGERAYDIYSRLLKDRIIMLSGEVEDNMANTIIAQLLFLDAQDSNKDIYLYINSPGGVITSGLAILDTMNFIKSDVQTIAMGMAASMASVLLTSGTKGKRFALPNAEVLIHQPLGGAQGQQTDVEIQANHMLETRKKLNQILAKATGQTLKKIQTDTERDNYMTAQEAKDYGLIDDIMTNTPTAKK
- a CDS encoding Rpn family recombination-promoting nuclease/putative transposase; the encoded protein is MTRRFITPSNDLVFKKTFTDAENTHILIHLIEDFTGLVVTDIHIDHPYNFNNLEEFKTNERLEYTAVDIYAKLQDGTGVIIELQVAKELQLAERNLYYFAKKYADNYSSKKNITIEKDKYSSLRPVYQIIILYENYFDDDLPIHTFRYRCDETGEKLLDSRGQEDSMIIFLELHKPLDKLSELLRDWFLYFLARELSKEAPKYIVDAQKVSEYVNLKKEERAVLIDIEKRRADSDTFIARVKLNTRAETQAEDRKKFEVELEEERRKFEEQTREKARKMLAKGYDLEDISEITDLSVSEIEKLR
- the glmS gene encoding glutamine--fructose-6-phosphate transaminase (isomerizing) → MCGIVGVIGREDTTEILLNGLEKLEYRGYDSAGIFVTSEHGEGHLVKEKGKIADLRAAVGSEVQGTLGIGHTRWATHGIPSDHNAHPQVSANGRFYLVHNGVLENYEELKAKYLSNVTFTSETDTEVAVQLVEYLVDQEGLDVLAAFRKMVSMMKGSYAFLMIDQTQPDQLYVAKNKSPLLIGLADGFNVVCSDSLAMLSLTHEFDELHDGETAIVTSDHVEIFDPNYQVVERKPYKVSLDADAVDKGTYPFFMLKEIDEQPAVIRRLVSTYLGERDDYRFDPQLIAKMAEADQIYIVAAGTSYHAGLAAKQIVEEVAKMPVAVELASEFGYHLPILSKRPFFVFLSQSGETADSRQVLVKMKELGYPSLTITNVDRSTLSREADFTVLLNAGPEIAVASTKAYTAQITVMALLAKALGQKLGTDDGKIDLRSELSLAANAMQTIVDNKEAIEGYAKEFFETTPKAFYIGRGQDYFASLEAALKLKEISYIQAEGFAAGELKHGTISLIENGTPVIALITDQATAGLTRGNIKEVEARGAKTLKIVSENLAESADQLVLPAIASVLSPLLTVIPAQLLAYYATIQRGYNVDQPRNLAKSVTVE
- a CDS encoding lactate/malate family dehydrogenase, with the translated sequence MARTVGIIGMGHVGATIAHLMVAKGLTDTLILTDSNTDKVNADTLDLKDAASLLSTHTEIINGSISQMKDCDLVIAAVARTDLIKPGETDRFFELKINVPLVKDSAQQLKVSGFHGILLVITNPNDVITGLYQEYTGFPFNKVFGTGTYLDTARLKRNLGTTLAVDPRSITGYMLGEHGDSQFAAWSTVRVAERPFSEFEVDGAQIEEATRFGGQEVFAGKGYTNYAIANAAVSLSEIILSDAKSEAICSHYNKELNSYISTPAIVGRSGVEHDLELPLSESEKEKLQQSAQTIKEKSEQFS